Proteins from a single region of Shinella zoogloeoides:
- a CDS encoding EamA family transporter produces the protein MAEQQVLSQQNNAGLASGVLLCFASMSCIQFGAAFSATAIDAYGPSTTTFLRLVMAAAVLALIVRPPMRSYSREQWKSALQLGATMAAMTLFFFAAIDRIPLGLAVAIEFLGPLAVATFSLGGGWRLVWPLAAFAGVALLSHDGKGWIGDPVGVLFACGSGVGWGAYIVLMKKAGKAFRGLEGLSMSLIVAAVVAIPFGLPRAHEAMNPEGLAMMLGLALLVPLLPYALEMTALRRMPMSAFGILMSLEPALGALAGFLVLSQPMTPLQMLGTALVVAASAGVTTSGKGDG, from the coding sequence ATGGCAGAACAACAGGTTTTATCGCAGCAGAACAATGCGGGTCTCGCCTCCGGCGTCCTGCTCTGCTTCGCCTCCATGTCGTGCATCCAGTTCGGCGCGGCCTTCTCCGCGACGGCCATCGATGCCTACGGTCCTTCGACCACGACCTTCCTGCGCCTCGTCATGGCGGCGGCGGTGCTGGCGCTGATCGTGCGCCCGCCCATGCGCTCCTACAGCCGTGAACAGTGGAAGAGCGCTCTCCAGCTCGGCGCGACCATGGCGGCGATGACGCTGTTCTTCTTCGCTGCTATCGACCGTATTCCGCTCGGCCTTGCCGTGGCGATCGAGTTCCTCGGGCCGCTCGCCGTCGCCACCTTCTCGCTCGGCGGCGGGTGGAGGCTGGTCTGGCCGCTGGCGGCCTTCGCCGGCGTCGCGCTGCTTTCCCATGACGGGAAGGGCTGGATCGGCGATCCGGTCGGGGTGCTCTTCGCCTGCGGTTCCGGCGTCGGCTGGGGCGCCTACATCGTCCTCATGAAGAAGGCCGGCAAGGCTTTCCGCGGCCTCGAGGGCCTTTCCATGTCGCTGATCGTGGCGGCCGTCGTGGCCATACCCTTCGGCCTGCCGCGCGCGCACGAGGCGATGAACCCGGAGGGGCTGGCCATGATGCTGGGCCTTGCCCTGCTGGTGCCGCTGCTGCCCTATGCGCTGGAGATGACGGCGCTGCGCCGCATGCCCATGTCGGCCTTCGGCATCCTGATGAGCCTGGAGCCGGCGCTCGGCGCGCTGGCCGGCTTCCTCGTGCTGAGCCAGCCGATGACGCCGCTGCAGATGCTCGGCACGGCGCTGGTGGTCGCGGCGAGCGCCGGCGTCACGACCAGCGGAAAGGGCGATGGCTAG
- a CDS encoding OmpA family protein has translation MYKKAVIVALAATYLSACTTTDPYTGEQKVSNTAGGAAIGAGVGAVAGLLIGNNPVQRRNAALIGAGVGALAGGAVGNYMDRQEAELRAQLQGTGISVTRDGDRIILNMPSNVTFATGDDRVSPDFYPTLDSVAIVLRKFDRTLIDVDGHTDSVGNAAFNQDLSERRANSVANHLASRGIDQRRMSTMGYGLERPIASNATESGRAQNRRVEIAISPLRQ, from the coding sequence ATGTACAAGAAAGCCGTGATCGTCGCGTTAGCCGCGACCTATCTCTCCGCCTGCACGACGACCGATCCCTATACGGGCGAGCAGAAGGTCTCCAACACGGCCGGCGGCGCGGCCATCGGCGCGGGCGTGGGTGCCGTCGCCGGTCTGCTGATCGGCAACAATCCGGTCCAGCGCCGCAATGCGGCCCTCATCGGCGCCGGTGTCGGCGCGCTCGCCGGCGGCGCGGTCGGCAACTACATGGACAGGCAGGAAGCGGAACTGCGCGCGCAGCTTCAGGGCACCGGCATCTCGGTCACCCGCGACGGCGACCGCATCATCCTCAACATGCCCTCGAACGTCACCTTCGCGACGGGCGACGACCGGGTCAGCCCGGACTTCTACCCGACGCTCGATTCCGTCGCCATCGTGCTGCGCAAGTTCGACCGCACGCTGATCGACGTGGACGGCCATACCGATTCGGTCGGCAACGCCGCCTTCAACCAGGATCTGTCCGAGCGCCGCGCCAATTCGGTCGCCAACCATCTCGCCTCGCGCGGGATCGACCAGCGCCGCATGTCCACCATGGGCTATGGCCTGGAGCGTCCCATCGCCTCCAACGCGACGGAATCCGGCCGCGCGCAGAACCGCCGCGTCGAAATCGCGATCTCGCCGCTCAGGCAGTGA
- a CDS encoding group III truncated hemoglobin — MTEPDRLSHFAAIRVRAEAEMHAIGITADFIPLLVETFYGRVRAHPELGPVFDGRLQGRWPEHMETMKRFWSAVAFKDGGYGGKPVMAHQGVQGISPPLFETWLGLFSATLDDIAPSPEAKAWFMATAERIAKSLVLSLFYNPADDDPMKNRA, encoded by the coding sequence ATGACCGAACCCGACCGCCTCTCCCATTTCGCCGCCATCCGCGTCCGCGCGGAAGCGGAGATGCACGCCATCGGCATCACCGCCGATTTCATTCCGCTGCTGGTGGAAACCTTCTACGGCCGCGTGCGGGCGCATCCGGAGCTCGGCCCGGTCTTCGACGGCCGGCTACAGGGCCGCTGGCCGGAGCATATGGAGACGATGAAGCGCTTCTGGTCCGCCGTCGCCTTCAAGGACGGCGGCTATGGCGGCAAGCCCGTCATGGCGCATCAGGGCGTTCAGGGCATCAGCCCGCCGCTTTTCGAGACCTGGCTCGGCCTCTTCTCCGCCACGCTGGACGATATCGCGCCCTCGCCGGAGGCGAAGGCGTGGTTCATGGCGACGGCCGAGCGGATCGCGAAGAGCCTGGTGCTCTCGCTCTTCTACAACCCGGCCGACGACGACCCGATGAAAAACCGCGCGTGA
- a CDS encoding C40 family peptidase, with translation MTAALKPLSAGRDTLLDRFGRLLADRLQSQTSGYEPYTPSDPETLARTLRPGDILLVEGNQKVSAAIKYLTQSTWSHAALFVGEAAPLTLDQAALPAAERPQLIEVNLGEGCVAVPLTKYRTYNTRICRPIGLTPEDRDTVLTFMVSRLGLKYDMKNITDMLRYFLPTPPIPVRWRRRMIAFGSGDPTRAICSTLIAEAFEAIRYPILPDITRAPGHAAATSTYSRQEILHIRHHSLYTPRDFDLSPYFEIVKPTLKYGFDYKRLEWAAGREGP, from the coding sequence TTGACCGCTGCATTGAAGCCGCTTTCCGCTGGCCGCGACACGCTGCTCGACCGTTTCGGCCGCCTTCTCGCCGACCGGCTGCAAAGCCAGACCTCCGGCTACGAACCCTACACGCCCTCCGATCCCGAGACCCTCGCCCGCACGCTGCGGCCCGGCGATATCCTGCTCGTCGAGGGCAACCAGAAGGTCTCGGCGGCGATCAAATACCTGACGCAATCCACCTGGTCCCATGCCGCGCTGTTCGTCGGCGAGGCGGCGCCCCTGACGCTCGATCAGGCGGCATTGCCGGCGGCGGAGCGGCCGCAGCTCATCGAGGTCAATCTTGGCGAAGGGTGCGTCGCCGTGCCCCTCACCAAGTACCGCACCTACAACACGCGCATCTGCCGGCCCATCGGCCTGACGCCGGAGGACCGGGACACGGTCCTCACCTTCATGGTCTCCCGGCTGGGGCTGAAATACGACATGAAGAACATCACGGACATGCTGCGCTACTTCCTGCCGACGCCGCCCATTCCGGTGCGCTGGCGGCGGCGCATGATCGCCTTCGGCTCGGGCGACCCGACGCGGGCAATCTGCTCCACGCTGATCGCCGAGGCTTTCGAGGCGATCCGCTATCCCATCCTGCCGGACATCACCCGCGCGCCCGGCCACGCAGCGGCGACCTCGACCTATTCGCGCCAGGAAATCCTGCATATCCGCCATCATTCGCTCTATACGCCGCGCGACTTCGACCTCTCGCCCTATTTCGAGATCGTCAAGCCGACGCTGAAATACGGCTTCGACTACAAGCGGCTGGAATGGGCGGCGGGCCGGGAAGGGCCGTAA
- the mbfA gene encoding iron exporter MbfA, whose protein sequence is MFSRLLRPGKRSLESLSEQEVLALAISSEEDDGRIYLAYADALRGAYPHSARVFEEMAEEESHHRQMLIDRHIARFGDRIPLVRREYVRDFPERKPDWLIGNMSIERIREQAEAMEEAAHRFYLTAAARTGDAATRKLLGDLALAEKSHESLARRLGEEHTPVDVKAEEDETARRQFLLTYVQPGLAGLMDGSVSTLAPIFAAAFATQDTWQTFLVGLSASVGAGISMGFTEAAHDDGKLSGRGSPLKRGLASGIMTALGGLGHALPYLIPNFMLATTIAVAVVFVELWAIAFIQNRYMETPFFRAVLQVVLGGSLVLAAGVLIGNA, encoded by the coding sequence ATGTTCTCCCGCCTTCTCCGTCCCGGCAAGCGCAGCCTCGAATCCCTCAGCGAACAGGAAGTCCTGGCGCTCGCCATCTCCTCCGAGGAGGACGATGGCCGCATCTACCTCGCCTATGCCGATGCGTTGCGCGGCGCCTATCCTCATTCGGCCCGCGTCTTCGAGGAAATGGCGGAGGAGGAGAGCCATCACCGCCAGATGCTGATCGACCGCCATATCGCCCGTTTCGGCGACCGCATCCCGCTCGTCCGGCGCGAATATGTGCGCGATTTCCCCGAGCGGAAGCCGGATTGGCTGATCGGCAATATGTCGATCGAGAGGATCCGCGAACAGGCCGAGGCGATGGAGGAGGCCGCGCACCGCTTCTATCTCACCGCCGCCGCGCGAACGGGCGACGCCGCCACGCGCAAGCTGCTCGGCGATCTGGCATTGGCGGAGAAGTCGCACGAATCCCTTGCCCGCCGGCTCGGCGAGGAGCACACACCCGTCGATGTGAAGGCGGAGGAGGACGAGACCGCGCGCCGGCAATTCCTCCTGACCTATGTGCAGCCCGGCCTTGCCGGCCTGATGGACGGCTCGGTCTCGACGCTCGCGCCGATCTTCGCCGCCGCCTTCGCCACGCAGGATACCTGGCAGACCTTCCTGGTCGGCCTCTCGGCCTCCGTGGGCGCGGGCATCTCGATGGGCTTCACGGAAGCCGCCCATGACGACGGCAAGCTCTCGGGGCGCGGCTCACCGCTCAAGCGCGGCCTCGCCTCGGGCATCATGACGGCGCTCGGCGGCCTCGGCCACGCGCTGCCTTATCTCATTCCGAACTTCATGCTGGCGACGACCATCGCCGTTGCCGTGGTCTTCGTGGAACTCTGGGCCATCGCCTTCATCCAGAACCGCTACATGGAGACGCCGTTCTTCCGCGCCGTGCTGCAGGTCGTGCTCGGCGGCAGCCTGGTGCTCGCGGCGGGCGTGCTGATCGGCAATGCGTAA
- the pheT gene encoding phenylalanine--tRNA ligase subunit beta, whose translation MKFTLSWLKDHLDTDASLEEICAKLTAIGLEVEDVDDKAAFRPFVIAKVVSAEQHPNADKLRVLMVDTGKGDPIQVVCGAPNARAGLVGAFAAPGTYVPGIDVTLAVGTIRGVESRGMMCSEKELEISDNHDGIIDLPADAPVGASYAAYAGIDDPVIEINLTPNRPDCTSIFGIARDLAASGLGTLKTPKVPSFKVEGETPVKVKLALDGDDHLCPGFALRLVRGVKNGPSPRWMQQRLLAIGLRPINALVDITNYMTFDQGRPLHVFDAAKVKGDLVVRRAAVGEKVLALDTREYTLNPSNVVIADDNGIESIGGIMGGEHSGCDENTVDVLIESALWDPMNVAKTGRSHGIITDARYRFERGVDPEYMVPGLERATELVLELCGGVPAKTDVVGYKGFDAKIVDFPFSEVRRLTGVDVSEAESTNILTRLGFTVTGSGERVSVAVPSWRPDVDGKADLVEEVMRIHGVDNIKPAPLESHGSVNGRILTTLQIRSRLARRALASRGMMEAVTWSFIPKAHAELFGGGGASLALSNPIAADMSDMRPSLLPGLLAAAQRNADKGYGDVAIFEVSGTYENDRPEGQRRVAGGVRRGTATLSGSGRLWSNAAKGGGKPVDVYDAKADALAVIEACGLPMGNVQIEPGAPSWYHPGRSGTIKMGPKIVLGTFGEFHPKALGALDVSGALCGFEIFVDAMPEPKKKATRTKPALDLSPFQAVKRDFAFVVDKSVEAGAIVRAASGADRKLITAVNVFDVFEGASVGEGRKSVAIEVVIQPVDKTLTDEDFEALTGKIVGNVVKTTGATLRA comes from the coding sequence ATGAAATTCACGCTCTCCTGGCTGAAGGATCATCTCGACACCGACGCCTCGCTGGAGGAAATCTGCGCGAAGCTGACGGCGATCGGCCTTGAAGTGGAGGACGTCGACGACAAGGCGGCCTTCAGGCCCTTCGTCATCGCCAAGGTGGTTTCCGCCGAACAGCATCCGAATGCCGACAAGCTGCGCGTGCTGATGGTCGATACCGGCAAGGGCGACCCGATCCAGGTCGTCTGCGGCGCGCCGAATGCGCGCGCCGGCCTTGTCGGCGCGTTTGCCGCGCCCGGCACCTATGTGCCCGGCATCGACGTGACGCTCGCCGTCGGCACCATCCGCGGCGTCGAGAGCCGCGGCATGATGTGCTCGGAGAAGGAACTGGAAATCTCCGACAACCATGACGGCATCATCGACCTACCGGCGGATGCGCCGGTCGGCGCGAGCTATGCCGCCTATGCCGGCATCGACGACCCGGTCATCGAGATCAACCTGACACCGAACCGCCCGGACTGCACGAGCATCTTCGGCATCGCCCGCGATCTCGCCGCCTCCGGTCTCGGCACGCTCAAGACCCCGAAGGTCCCTTCCTTCAAGGTGGAGGGCGAGACGCCGGTCAAGGTGAAGCTGGCGCTTGATGGCGACGATCATCTCTGCCCGGGCTTCGCGCTCCGCCTCGTGCGCGGCGTGAAGAACGGTCCCAGCCCGCGCTGGATGCAGCAGCGGCTGCTGGCCATCGGCCTTCGCCCGATCAACGCGCTCGTCGACATCACCAACTACATGACCTTCGACCAGGGTCGCCCGCTGCACGTCTTCGACGCGGCCAAGGTGAAGGGCGATCTCGTCGTGCGCCGCGCGGCCGTGGGTGAGAAGGTGCTGGCGCTCGATACGCGCGAATATACGCTGAACCCGTCCAACGTCGTCATCGCCGACGACAACGGCATCGAATCCATCGGCGGCATCATGGGCGGCGAACATTCGGGCTGCGACGAGAACACCGTCGACGTGCTGATCGAATCGGCGCTCTGGGACCCGATGAACGTGGCCAAGACCGGCCGCTCGCACGGCATCATCACCGATGCGCGCTACCGCTTCGAGCGCGGCGTGGACCCGGAATATATGGTGCCGGGCCTCGAACGCGCGACGGAACTGGTGCTGGAACTTTGCGGCGGCGTGCCGGCGAAGACCGACGTCGTCGGCTATAAGGGTTTCGACGCCAAGATCGTCGATTTCCCGTTCTCGGAAGTCCGCCGCCTGACGGGTGTGGATGTGTCCGAAGCAGAGAGCACGAACATCCTGACCCGCCTCGGCTTCACGGTCACGGGTTCGGGCGAGCGCGTCTCCGTCGCCGTTCCCTCCTGGCGTCCCGATGTGGACGGCAAGGCGGACCTCGTGGAAGAGGTTATGCGCATCCACGGCGTCGACAATATCAAGCCCGCGCCGCTGGAAAGCCACGGCTCGGTCAATGGCCGCATCCTCACCACGCTGCAGATCCGCTCGCGCCTTGCCCGGCGTGCGCTCGCCTCGCGCGGCATGATGGAAGCCGTCACCTGGTCCTTCATCCCGAAGGCGCATGCCGAGCTGTTCGGCGGCGGCGGGGCCTCACTGGCGCTCTCCAACCCGATTGCCGCCGACATGTCCGACATGCGCCCCTCGCTGCTGCCGGGCCTGCTCGCAGCCGCCCAGCGCAATGCCGACAAGGGCTATGGCGACGTCGCGATCTTCGAAGTCTCCGGCACCTATGAGAACGACCGGCCCGAGGGACAGCGCCGCGTTGCCGGCGGCGTTCGCCGCGGCACGGCTACGCTTTCGGGTTCCGGCCGCCTCTGGTCGAATGCGGCCAAGGGCGGCGGCAAGCCGGTCGACGTCTATGACGCCAAGGCCGATGCGCTCGCCGTGATTGAGGCCTGCGGCCTGCCGATGGGCAATGTGCAGATCGAGCCGGGCGCACCCTCCTGGTACCATCCGGGCCGCTCCGGCACGATCAAGATGGGTCCGAAGATCGTTCTCGGCACCTTCGGCGAATTCCATCCGAAGGCGCTCGGTGCGCTCGACGTCTCCGGCGCGCTGTGCGGCTTCGAAATCTTCGTCGACGCCATGCCGGAGCCGAAGAAGAAGGCGACCCGCACCAAGCCGGCGCTCGACCTCTCGCCCTTCCAGGCGGTGAAGCGCGACTTCGCCTTCGTGGTCGACAAGAGCGTGGAAGCCGGCGCCATCGTGCGCGCGGCGAGCGGGGCCGACCGCAAGCTGATCACGGCCGTCAATGTCTTCGACGTGTTCGAGGGCGCATCGGTGGGCGAGGGCAGGAAGTCCGTGGCCATCGAGGTCGTCATCCAGCCGGTCGACAAGACGCTGACGGACGAGGACTTCGAGGCACTGACGGGCAAGATCGTCGGCAATGTGGTGAAGACCACGGGCGCAACGCTGCGCGCCTGA
- the pheS gene encoding phenylalanine--tRNA ligase subunit alpha — translation MTELDTLEKQLLSDVAAASDEAAIEAVRVGALGKKGSVSELLKTLGTMSPEERQTRGAAINAMKTRVTDAIGERKSALRDAAIEARLAAETVDISLPVRSSPAERGRIHPISQIVDEITAIFGDMGFSIAEGPDVETDYYNFTALNFPEGHPAREMHDTFFFPADENGERKVLRTHTSPVQVRTMEAQKPPIRIIIPGKTYRQDSDATHSPMFHQVEGLVVDKTANVANMRWVLEEFCKAFFEVDSVTMRFRPSFFPFTEPSFEVDIQCDRSSGPIVKFGEGTDWMEILGCGMVHPNVLRAGGLDPDEYQGFAWGMGLDRIAMLKYGMPDLRDFFNADVRWLSHYGFRPLDMPTLFGGLSA, via the coding sequence ATGACTGAACTCGACACACTGGAAAAGCAGCTCCTTTCCGACGTTGCCGCGGCCTCCGACGAGGCGGCGATCGAAGCCGTGCGCGTCGGTGCGCTCGGCAAGAAAGGCTCCGTCTCGGAACTCCTGAAGACGCTCGGCACCATGTCGCCGGAAGAGCGCCAGACGCGCGGCGCGGCGATCAACGCCATGAAGACCCGCGTGACCGACGCTATCGGCGAGCGCAAGAGCGCGCTGCGCGACGCCGCTATCGAGGCCCGTCTTGCGGCCGAGACGGTGGATATCAGCCTGCCGGTCCGCTCCTCGCCGGCCGAGCGCGGCCGCATCCATCCGATCAGCCAGATCGTTGACGAGATCACCGCGATCTTCGGCGACATGGGCTTCTCGATTGCCGAAGGCCCGGACGTCGAGACGGACTACTACAATTTCACCGCGCTGAACTTCCCCGAGGGCCACCCAGCCCGCGAGATGCACGACACGTTCTTCTTCCCCGCGGACGAGAACGGCGAGCGCAAGGTGCTGCGCACGCACACTTCGCCCGTGCAGGTGCGCACCATGGAAGCGCAGAAGCCGCCGATCCGCATCATCATCCCCGGCAAGACCTACCGGCAGGACAGTGACGCGACCCATTCGCCGATGTTCCACCAGGTGGAAGGCCTCGTGGTCGACAAGACCGCGAATGTCGCCAACATGCGCTGGGTGCTGGAAGAATTCTGCAAGGCCTTCTTCGAGGTCGACAGCGTCACCATGCGCTTCCGCCCGTCCTTCTTCCCCTTCACCGAGCCGTCCTTCGAGGTCGACATCCAGTGCGACCGCTCGTCGGGTCCCATCGTCAAGTTCGGCGAGGGCACGGACTGGATGGAAATCCTCGGCTGCGGCATGGTTCATCCGAACGTGCTGCGCGCCGGCGGCCTCGACCCGGACGAGTACCAGGGCTTTGCCTGGGGCATGGGCCTCGACCGCATCGCCATGCTGAAATACGGCATGCCGGACCTGCGCGATTTCTTCAACGCCGACGTCCGCTGGCTGAGCCATTACGGCTTCCGCCCGCTCGACATGCCGACCCTGTTCGGCGGCCTCAGCGCGTAA
- a CDS encoding lipopolysaccharide kinase InaA family protein → MDGMLTDLNAIPDMTDGDVERLLAALTRETRRVERVELSFGAVWIKRYGTERPPIWTKAQTSLARLFGQPFLRPSPYLDGKGMIAREIRRIETFAAHGVPVPKVLYSSGSALVLSDVAPTVTARLDALRDIDPAAHDALLVACAAHLGALHGKGLCHGRPHPRDFFVAGERSIGFMDFEEEPEAAMPLATAQARDLWLLFLQLTDRARLGEATAEKAYAAWRTNAPPAAEAELTEMLRFLGKFLSPTRLIGRVHMGSDLRRFLAATRYLQGVLLPPRPADASKAGKDD, encoded by the coding sequence ATGGACGGCATGCTGACCGACCTCAACGCGATCCCCGACATGACCGACGGCGACGTCGAGCGGCTTCTGGCCGCGCTGACGCGCGAGACCCGCCGGGTCGAGCGCGTGGAACTGTCCTTCGGCGCCGTCTGGATCAAGCGCTATGGCACGGAGCGCCCGCCGATTTGGACGAAGGCGCAGACGTCGCTTGCCCGCCTGTTTGGCCAGCCGTTCCTGCGTCCCTCGCCCTATCTCGACGGCAAGGGCATGATCGCGCGGGAAATCCGCCGCATCGAGACCTTCGCCGCCCATGGCGTGCCCGTTCCGAAGGTGCTCTATTCCTCCGGTTCCGCACTCGTGCTTTCCGACGTCGCGCCGACCGTGACCGCGCGCCTCGACGCGCTGCGCGACATCGATCCCGCCGCCCATGACGCCCTGCTCGTCGCCTGCGCCGCCCATCTCGGCGCGCTGCACGGCAAGGGCCTTTGCCACGGGCGCCCGCATCCGCGCGACTTCTTCGTGGCCGGCGAACGGAGCATCGGCTTCATGGATTTCGAGGAGGAGCCGGAGGCGGCCATGCCGCTCGCGACCGCCCAGGCGCGCGACCTGTGGCTGCTCTTCCTCCAGCTTACCGACCGCGCCCGTCTCGGCGAAGCGACGGCGGAGAAAGCCTATGCCGCCTGGCGCACCAATGCGCCGCCCGCCGCCGAGGCGGAACTGACGGAAATGCTCCGGTTCCTCGGCAAGTTTTTGTCGCCAACCCGATTGATCGGGCGCGTGCACATGGGTAGTGATCTGCGACGCTTCCTCGCCGCAACCCGCTATCTCCAGGGGGTTCTTCTGCCTCCCCGCCCGGCCGACGCAAGCAAAGCAGGTAAAGATGACTGA
- the rplT gene encoding 50S ribosomal protein L20: MARVKRGVTSHAKHKKTLKAAKGFYGRRKNTIRAAKAAVDRSKQFAYRDRKVNKRNFRALWIQRINAAVREHGLTYGRFIDGLNKAGIEVDRKVLSDMAIHETAAFGALVAAAKKALEYLKDAGTKNEFETAVN, from the coding sequence ATGGCACGTGTAAAACGCGGCGTTACTTCCCACGCCAAGCACAAGAAGACGCTGAAGGCAGCCAAGGGTTTCTACGGCCGCCGCAAGAACACCATCCGCGCCGCCAAGGCTGCGGTTGATCGTTCCAAGCAGTTCGCCTACCGCGACCGCAAGGTCAACAAGCGCAACTTCCGCGCTCTCTGGATCCAGCGCATCAACGCTGCCGTCCGCGAGCACGGCCTGACCTACGGCCGCTTCATCGACGGCCTGAACAAGGCTGGCATCGAAGTTGACCGCAAGGTGCTTTCGGACATGGCGATCCATGAGACCGCAGCTTTCGGCGCGCTCGTCGCAGCCGCCAAGAAGGCTCTGGAATACCTCAAGGACGCCGGCACGAAGAACGAGTTTGAGACCGCCGTCAACTAA
- the rpmI gene encoding 50S ribosomal protein L35, with amino-acid sequence MPKMKTKSSAKKRFKITATGKVVAAAAGKRHGMIKRTNKFIRDARGTMVLAEPDGKKVIKNYLPNGL; translated from the coding sequence ATGCCCAAGATGAAGACGAAGTCGTCTGCCAAGAAGCGGTTCAAGATCACCGCGACCGGCAAGGTCGTCGCTGCCGCTGCCGGCAAGCGCCACGGCATGATCAAGCGTACCAACAAGTTCATTCGCGACGCCCGCGGCACCATGGTGCTGGCCGAGCCCGATGGCAAGAAGGTCATCAAGAACTACCTGCCGAACGGTCTCTAA
- the infC gene encoding translation initiation factor IF-3 → MRRPFKAEAPVKDGPRSNREIRIPRVQLIDAEGTNHGIVPTDQALRMAEEAGLDLVEISPNSEPPVCKILDLGKLKYANQKKAAEARKKQKIVEIKEIKMRPNIDTHDYEVKMKAMNRFFDEGDKVKVTLKFRGREMAHQELGMKLLLQVKEDTLAIAKVEAEPKLEGRQMMMVLAPK, encoded by the coding sequence ATTCGCAGACCTTTCAAAGCGGAAGCCCCCGTCAAAGACGGCCCGCGTTCCAACAGGGAAATCCGGATTCCCCGCGTCCAGCTCATCGATGCCGAAGGCACCAACCACGGCATCGTTCCGACAGATCAGGCCCTTCGCATGGCTGAAGAAGCCGGCCTCGATCTCGTGGAGATCTCGCCGAACTCCGAACCGCCTGTCTGCAAGATCCTTGACCTTGGCAAGCTGAAATACGCCAACCAGAAGAAGGCGGCCGAAGCGCGCAAGAAGCAGAAGATCGTCGAGATCAAGGAAATCAAGATGCGCCCGAACATCGACACCCATGACTATGAGGTGAAGATGAAGGCCATGAACCGCTTCTTCGACGAAGGCGACAAGGTCAAGGTGACGCTGAAGTTCCGCGGCCGCGAAATGGCCCACCAGGAACTCGGCATGAAGCTTCTCCTGCAGGTCAAGGAAGACACCCTGGCCATTGCCAAGGTCGAAGCCGAGCCGAAGCTCGAAGGCCGCCAGATGATGATGGTGCTCGCTCCCAAGTGA
- a CDS encoding alpha/beta hydrolase, with protein MANGNGVAADFITVGEGNDARRIAVALQPPAAGNTLAHFVWLGGYRSDMSGTKAIELAALAARLGTGCVRFDYSGHGISGGAFVDGTISRWLEESLAVIDHAASTLGSSRIVLVGSSMGGWIALRAVAELAGRSGIDIAGLVLIAPAPDFTSELIEPNLTETERAALAERGQFEEPTPYGPDPNIYTLKLIEDGRANRVLTGAIETGCPVHILQGMADPDVPYAHAVRLMEHLSGDDVVLTLIRDGDHRLSRPQDIAKILEAAETLARGT; from the coding sequence ATGGCGAACGGCAATGGCGTGGCGGCGGATTTCATCACGGTCGGCGAGGGGAATGACGCGCGGCGCATCGCCGTCGCGCTCCAGCCGCCCGCCGCCGGCAACACGCTCGCCCATTTCGTCTGGCTCGGCGGCTACCGCTCCGACATGTCCGGCACCAAGGCCATCGAGCTTGCCGCCCTTGCCGCCCGCCTCGGCACCGGCTGCGTGCGCTTCGACTATTCCGGCCACGGCATCTCGGGCGGCGCCTTCGTCGATGGCACGATCTCGCGCTGGCTGGAAGAGTCGCTCGCCGTGATCGATCATGCCGCCAGCACTCTCGGTTCGAGCCGTATCGTCCTCGTCGGCTCGTCCATGGGCGGCTGGATCGCGCTGCGCGCCGTGGCCGAACTTGCCGGCAGGAGCGGCATCGACATCGCCGGCCTCGTTCTCATCGCCCCCGCGCCGGATTTCACCTCCGAGCTGATCGAGCCGAACCTGACGGAGACCGAGCGCGCGGCGCTTGCCGAGCGCGGCCAGTTCGAGGAACCGACGCCCTACGGTCCCGACCCGAACATCTACACGCTGAAGCTCATTGAGGACGGAAGAGCGAACCGCGTGCTGACGGGTGCCATCGAGACCGGCTGCCCCGTGCATATCCTGCAGGGTATGGCCGATCCCGACGTGCCCTATGCCCATGCCGTGCGCCTGATGGAGCACCTTTCCGGCGACGACGTGGTGCTGACCCTGATCCGCGACGGCGACCATCGTCTCTCGCGTCCGCAGGACATCGCGAAAATCCTCGAGGCGGCGGAGACCCTCGCCCGCGGAACCTGA